Proteins encoded within one genomic window of Brachybacterium muris:
- a CDS encoding ATP-binding protein: MSVIDNDTKRKLREMGATALLDAIDAQDEAHVLGMSFQERLQLIVDEAHSIFNHGKVEGLIRRAGLRYPGADLRRLDLVEERGLNRNVIAQLATCSFIQRQQNVVFQGFTGSGKSYLGCALAKQACQHRLRAHYIRMPDLEEAWALAKDKPQGQTKFLRKYSTFSLLVIDEWLLDHPDEGMRSMLLELLERRYDTGSTVFCTQYPKKDWHARLGGAVHADAIMDRIVHNTIWIDTGDRNMREHTALPQ; this comes from the coding sequence GTGAGCGTGATCGATAACGACACGAAGCGGAAGCTGCGCGAGATGGGCGCGACCGCGCTGCTGGACGCGATCGATGCCCAGGATGAGGCTCACGTGCTGGGGATGTCGTTCCAGGAACGGCTCCAGCTGATCGTGGACGAGGCGCATTCCATCTTCAATCATGGAAAGGTCGAGGGTCTGATCCGCCGGGCGGGGCTGCGTTATCCCGGAGCGGACCTGCGGCGGCTGGATCTGGTCGAGGAACGGGGACTGAACCGGAACGTGATCGCGCAACTGGCAACCTGCTCCTTCATCCAGCGGCAACAGAACGTGGTCTTCCAGGGCTTCACCGGCTCAGGGAAGTCCTACCTCGGCTGCGCGCTGGCGAAGCAGGCCTGCCAGCACCGGCTCCGAGCCCACTACATCCGAATGCCCGACCTCGAAGAGGCCTGGGCCCTGGCAAAGGACAAGCCGCAGGGCCAGACGAAGTTCCTGCGGAAGTACTCCACGTTCTCGCTGCTGGTGATCGACGAGTGGCTGCTGGACCATCCTGACGAGGGAATGCGTTCGATGCTGCTGGAACTGCTCGAGCGCCGCTATGACACCGGCTCGACCGTGTTCTGCACCCAGTACCCGAAGAAGGACTGGCACGCCCGGCTCGGTGGAGCAGTCCACGCCGATGCGATCATGGACCGCATCGTGCACAACACAATCTGGATCGACACCGGCGACAGGAACATGCGAGAACACACCGCACTGCCCCAGTGA
- a CDS encoding saccharopine dehydrogenase family protein codes for MNQTRRFDLVLFGASGFVGRLVAQHLADQAPAGVRIALAGRTLARLEEVRDRHGRSEWALLTADSSDHAALADLAGAARVVASTVGPYHRHGLPLVLECARAGTDYVDLTGEVAFVRESIDRAHDEAVRTGARIVHSCGFDSVPSDLAVHLLHGAATADGAGGLGDTTLLVTQLRGGLSGGTVDSMREQLTLVRSDREAAQLAADPYALAPDRATEPRLPGQDDSTEIFIESASGRWTAPFVMASYNTRIVRRSHALLREHGDTPAGYGAAFRYREMVDTGRGRRGRRRAQALRTGLAALWLGLSTPGLSRIVDALLPEPGEGPSAAQRDAGRFEVQARTTTDSGEYLATVGAQGDPGYAATSVMIGQAALALAVDPGHCHPDGGVLTPAVALGDVLVERLRAQGFRLRVDPL; via the coding sequence ATGAACCAGACACGGCGCTTCGACCTCGTTCTCTTCGGTGCCAGCGGCTTCGTGGGCCGCTTGGTGGCCCAGCACCTGGCCGATCAGGCCCCTGCTGGGGTGCGCATCGCCCTGGCAGGACGCACCCTCGCCCGGCTGGAGGAGGTGCGGGACCGTCACGGCCGGTCCGAGTGGGCTCTCCTCACCGCCGACAGCAGCGACCACGCCGCGTTGGCCGACCTCGCCGGGGCGGCCCGCGTGGTGGCGAGCACCGTCGGCCCGTACCACCGCCACGGCCTGCCCCTGGTGCTCGAGTGCGCCCGAGCCGGCACCGACTACGTGGACCTGACCGGGGAGGTCGCCTTCGTCCGCGAGTCGATCGACCGCGCCCACGACGAGGCGGTGCGCACTGGAGCCCGCATCGTGCACTCCTGCGGTTTCGACTCGGTCCCCTCCGACCTGGCCGTCCACCTCCTGCACGGCGCCGCCACCGCGGACGGCGCCGGCGGGCTGGGCGACACCACGCTGCTGGTGACGCAGCTGCGCGGCGGCCTCAGCGGCGGCACCGTCGACTCGATGCGCGAACAGCTCACCCTGGTCCGCTCGGACCGGGAGGCAGCGCAGCTGGCCGCCGATCCCTACGCGCTCGCACCGGACCGGGCCACCGAGCCGCGCCTGCCCGGGCAGGACGACTCGACCGAGATCTTCATCGAGTCCGCATCGGGTCGGTGGACGGCGCCGTTCGTGATGGCGTCCTACAACACCCGTATCGTGCGCCGCAGCCACGCGCTGCTGCGCGAGCACGGGGACACACCGGCGGGGTACGGCGCGGCGTTCCGGTACCGCGAGATGGTCGACACCGGGCGAGGGCGGAGGGGACGCCGGCGTGCACAGGCGCTCCGAACCGGACTCGCGGCGCTGTGGCTGGGGCTGAGCACACCGGGCCTGTCGCGGATCGTCGATGCCCTGCTGCCGGAGCCCGGCGAGGGCCCCTCCGCGGCGCAGCGTGACGCCGGCAGGTTCGAGGTGCAGGCACGGACCACCACCGACAGCGGGGAGTACCTCGCCACCGTGGGAGCACAGGGCGATCCCGGGTACGCCGCGACCTCCGTCATGATCGGACAGGCCGCCCTCGCGCTGGCTGTCGACCCCGGCCACTGCCACCCCGATGGCGGCGTGCTGACACCGGCCGTGGCCCTGGGCGATGTGCTCGTGGAGCGGCTGCGGGCGCAGGGTTTCCGGTTGCGCGTGGACCCCCTCTAG
- a CDS encoding hemolysin family protein gives MSTNPVFVIVATILLLVASAFFVIIEFALLGARGHRLEEEADTSASARAALKGMHELTIMLAGAQLGITLCTFALGAITKPGVDKALGPLLETIGLPSQVAGTTSFVLSLLLVTFLHLVVGEMAPKSWAIAAPETAAKVIAIPSRVFITLVRPLLTFVNAVANRLVKASGIEPVDRAAVGGRDADTIRQLVEHSGEQGVLEEEFRSQISEVLDLADVPLRELIDPADRATAVDRDATVADLQAASARTGHKRILVRDLDADGPGVIHVRDTLLEDPARPVAELARPAFRLQGDTPVLAALTMIRGENEQLAAVMDGEEFLGVVTSTDIMRKVLPRREPQKTGA, from the coding sequence ATGAGCACCAATCCCGTCTTCGTCATCGTCGCGACGATCCTGCTGCTGGTGGCCAGCGCATTCTTCGTGATCATCGAGTTCGCCCTGCTGGGCGCACGAGGCCACCGTCTGGAGGAGGAGGCTGATACCAGCGCTTCCGCCAGGGCAGCGCTGAAGGGCATGCACGAGTTGACGATCATGCTGGCCGGCGCCCAGCTCGGCATCACCCTGTGCACCTTCGCCCTGGGCGCGATCACCAAGCCCGGCGTGGACAAGGCACTCGGGCCACTGCTGGAGACCATCGGTCTGCCGTCCCAGGTGGCGGGCACCACGTCGTTCGTCCTCTCCCTGTTGCTGGTGACGTTCCTGCACCTGGTGGTCGGGGAGATGGCTCCGAAGTCCTGGGCGATCGCCGCTCCCGAGACCGCTGCGAAGGTCATCGCGATCCCCTCCCGCGTGTTCATCACGTTGGTGCGACCCCTGCTCACCTTCGTCAACGCCGTCGCCAACCGCCTGGTGAAGGCCAGCGGCATCGAGCCCGTCGACCGCGCCGCCGTGGGAGGGCGGGACGCGGACACCATCCGCCAGCTGGTGGAGCACTCCGGCGAGCAGGGCGTGCTGGAGGAGGAGTTCCGCTCGCAGATCTCCGAGGTGCTGGACCTGGCCGACGTCCCGCTGCGCGAGCTGATCGACCCGGCCGATCGGGCCACCGCCGTGGATCGCGATGCCACCGTCGCCGATCTCCAGGCGGCCTCGGCCCGCACCGGTCACAAGCGGATCCTGGTGCGGGACCTGGATGCAGACGGCCCCGGTGTGATCCACGTGCGCGACACCCTGCTGGAGGACCCGGCCCGTCCCGTCGCCGAACTGGCTCGCCCCGCCTTCCGGCTCCAGGGGGACACCCCGGTGCTGGCCGCGCTGACCATGATCCGCGGAGAGAACGAGCAGCTCGCGGCGGTCATGGACGGGGAGGAGTTCCTCGGCGTGGTCACCTCGACCGACATCATGCGCAAGGTGCTGCCCCGCCGGGAGCCGCAGAAGACCGGCGCCTAG
- a CDS encoding hemolysin family protein: MGTTILLLLLGILIILVLIAANGYFVAQEFAFMSVDRAKLRAAAAGGDEAAARALKVTERTSFMLSGAQLGITVTGLMVGYVAEPLVGEALGDLLGRAGVPAAVSISVGTVLALVIATVVQMIFGELYPKNLAIAAADKVARLVSRTTLIYLALFGWLISFFDHASNALIRLLGMEPVHDVDSTATAKDLERIVRDSRASGDMPEDLSNVIDRVIDFPEQDAEHAMVPRAKVDTVDEDTTIGEIRTLMAGAHSRYPVVSDEDEPVGVVLMTDLLAARHRDEEPVTVAMREPLIVPERMPLPDVLEALSEVGQEIACVIDEFGTFSGILTEEDLAEELIGELHDEHDEDTDEVTASDGPEDSWEMDGDVHADELIRLIGYPLPEDDYETVGGLVIAQLGELPEEGRTLTVTLPAVPSDMVADQPMRRELHIEVLETDRHVPSRLRVELQEHEVDPGELEDLDDDETRDEEEQR; this comes from the coding sequence ATGGGCACCACGATCCTCCTCCTGCTGCTCGGCATTCTCATCATCCTGGTGCTGATCGCCGCCAACGGCTACTTCGTGGCCCAGGAATTCGCCTTCATGTCAGTGGACCGTGCCAAGTTGCGCGCCGCGGCAGCCGGTGGCGACGAAGCGGCTGCACGTGCCCTCAAGGTCACCGAGCGCACCTCGTTTATGCTCTCCGGAGCGCAGCTGGGCATCACCGTCACCGGCCTGATGGTCGGCTACGTTGCCGAACCCCTGGTGGGAGAGGCCCTCGGCGATCTGCTCGGCAGGGCCGGCGTACCGGCCGCCGTGAGCATCTCGGTGGGCACCGTGCTGGCCCTGGTGATCGCCACCGTGGTGCAGATGATCTTCGGTGAGCTGTACCCCAAGAACCTCGCCATCGCCGCCGCGGACAAGGTGGCGCGCCTCGTATCCCGCACCACCCTGATCTACCTGGCCCTGTTCGGCTGGTTGATCTCCTTCTTCGACCACGCCTCCAATGCACTGATCCGCCTGCTGGGCATGGAGCCCGTGCACGACGTGGACTCCACCGCCACCGCCAAGGACCTCGAGCGCATCGTGCGGGACTCCCGCGCCAGCGGTGACATGCCCGAGGACCTCTCCAACGTCATCGACCGGGTGATCGACTTCCCCGAGCAGGACGCCGAGCACGCCATGGTGCCCCGCGCCAAGGTGGACACGGTGGACGAGGACACCACGATCGGCGAGATCCGCACCCTGATGGCCGGCGCTCACAGCCGCTACCCCGTGGTCTCCGACGAGGACGAGCCCGTCGGCGTGGTTCTGATGACCGACCTGCTGGCGGCCCGCCACCGGGACGAGGAGCCCGTCACCGTCGCCATGCGCGAACCGCTCATCGTGCCCGAGCGCATGCCGTTGCCGGACGTGCTCGAGGCGCTCAGCGAGGTGGGTCAGGAGATCGCCTGCGTGATCGACGAGTTCGGCACCTTCTCCGGGATCCTCACCGAGGAGGACCTGGCCGAGGAGCTCATCGGTGAGCTGCACGACGAGCACGACGAGGACACCGACGAGGTCACCGCCTCCGACGGCCCCGAGGACTCCTGGGAGATGGACGGCGACGTCCACGCCGACGAGCTGATCCGGCTGATCGGCTACCCGCTGCCGGAGGACGACTACGAGACCGTGGGTGGCCTGGTCATCGCCCAGCTCGGCGAGCTGCCCGAAGAGGGCCGCACCCTGACCGTGACGCTGCCGGCGGTGCCAAGCGACATGGTCGCCGACCAGCCGATGCGGCGCGAGCTGCACATCGAGGTGCTGGAGACCGACCGGCACGTGCCCAGCCGCCTGCGGGTCGAGCTGCAGGAGCACGAGGTCGATCCGGGCGAGCTGGAGGACCTGGACGACGACGAGACCCGTGACGAGGAGGAGCAACGATGA
- a CDS encoding glycine cleavage system protein R, with protein MTQLVLTAIGDDREGLVSALAEQVDLHGGNWLESGLSHLAGKFAGVVLVDVPEDRAEELTAALASLQQSVGLRVDVTEARTAERDAMLADGPAEGSVPLHVHLIGQDRSGMVREVTTALAALHASIEELRSWTTDAPQGGGVLFEAEALVHLPAQGDPTEVREALERIAGELMVDLEVDDLP; from the coding sequence ATGACTCAACTCGTGCTGACCGCGATCGGGGACGACCGCGAAGGACTGGTCTCCGCACTGGCCGAGCAGGTGGACCTGCACGGCGGCAACTGGCTGGAGAGCGGCCTCTCCCACCTGGCAGGCAAATTCGCCGGCGTCGTGCTGGTGGACGTCCCCGAGGACCGCGCCGAGGAGCTCACAGCGGCCCTCGCCTCCCTGCAGCAGAGCGTCGGGCTGCGGGTCGATGTCACCGAGGCCCGCACAGCAGAACGCGATGCCATGCTCGCCGACGGCCCGGCGGAGGGGTCCGTGCCGTTGCACGTGCACCTGATCGGCCAGGACCGCTCCGGCATGGTGCGCGAGGTGACCACGGCATTGGCAGCGCTGCACGCCAGCATCGAGGAGCTGCGCTCGTGGACCACCGACGCCCCGCAGGGCGGTGGGGTGCTGTTCGAGGCCGAGGCGCTGGTGCACCTTCCTGCCCAGGGCGACCCGACCGAGGTGCGCGAGGCCCTGGAGCGGATCGCCGGGGAACTGATGGTGGATCTCGAGGTCGACGACCTGCCCTGA
- the cimA gene encoding citramalate synthase — MTTPGPRTAVDPIDAFHLYDTTLRDGSQQEGLTLSVADKLAVARHLDELGVTYIEGGWPGAVPRDTEFFARARTELDLHCARLAAFGATRKAGVPVQDDPQVTALVGSGAPTVTLVAKSDLRHVTGALRTNGEENLAMVRDTVAHLVRLGREVFVDAEHFFDGFAHDPDYTTSVVVEAFAAGARVVVLCDTNGGMLPHQVTEVVEELRARLEAAGHAGARLGAHTHNDSGCAVANALMAVRAGITHVQGCVNGYGERTGNADLLTMLGDLQLKMGLDLVPGETLAEATRIAHAIGEIVNMPVGARAPYVGASAFAHKAGLHASAIRVDPDLYQHMDPRAIGNDMRMIISDMAGRASIELKGRELGFDLTGEQNVLSRLAGTVKQREAEGYSYEAADASFELLLLDEIGRVPRYFEVESWRATSQQLRDGTLETEATVKLRGTVSGTGTGQNGGASTGRAVAIAEGNGPVNALDLALRQALRDRFPLIDQLELQDFKVRILDAHHGTDATTRVLVRTAGADLEFTTVGVGPNIIEASWEAISDAYTYGLYKAGVAAPTG; from the coding sequence ATGACGACCCCCGGTCCCCGCACCGCAGTCGATCCGATCGACGCGTTCCACCTCTACGACACCACCCTGCGTGACGGCTCCCAGCAGGAGGGTCTCACCCTGTCGGTGGCCGACAAGCTCGCGGTGGCCCGCCACCTCGACGAGCTCGGCGTCACCTACATCGAGGGCGGCTGGCCCGGTGCCGTGCCGCGCGACACCGAGTTCTTCGCCCGCGCCCGCACCGAACTGGACCTGCACTGCGCCAGGCTCGCGGCCTTCGGTGCCACCCGCAAGGCCGGCGTGCCCGTGCAGGACGACCCGCAGGTCACGGCCCTGGTGGGCTCCGGCGCCCCCACGGTGACGCTGGTGGCCAAGTCCGATCTGCGCCACGTCACCGGCGCGCTGCGCACCAACGGCGAGGAGAACCTGGCGATGGTGCGGGACACCGTCGCCCACCTGGTCCGGCTGGGGCGGGAGGTGTTCGTGGACGCCGAGCACTTCTTCGACGGCTTCGCCCATGATCCCGACTACACCACCTCCGTGGTGGTCGAGGCCTTCGCGGCGGGCGCGCGCGTGGTGGTGCTGTGCGACACCAACGGTGGCATGCTCCCGCACCAGGTGACCGAGGTGGTCGAGGAGCTGCGCGCCCGCCTGGAGGCCGCAGGGCACGCCGGGGCGCGGTTGGGCGCACACACCCACAACGACTCCGGCTGTGCCGTTGCCAACGCCCTCATGGCAGTGCGAGCGGGCATCACCCACGTGCAGGGCTGCGTCAACGGCTACGGGGAGCGCACCGGCAACGCGGACCTGCTCACCATGCTCGGAGACCTGCAGCTGAAGATGGGGTTGGACCTGGTGCCGGGGGAGACCCTCGCCGAGGCCACACGGATCGCGCACGCCATCGGCGAGATCGTCAACATGCCCGTCGGCGCCCGCGCGCCCTACGTCGGGGCGAGCGCCTTCGCCCACAAGGCGGGCCTGCACGCCAGCGCCATCCGGGTGGACCCGGACCTCTACCAGCACATGGATCCGCGCGCCATCGGCAACGACATGCGCATGATCATCTCGGACATGGCAGGCCGCGCCTCCATCGAGCTGAAGGGCCGTGAGCTGGGCTTCGACCTGACGGGGGAGCAGAACGTGCTCTCGCGCCTGGCGGGCACGGTGAAGCAGCGCGAGGCCGAGGGGTACTCCTACGAGGCTGCCGATGCCTCCTTCGAGCTGCTGCTGCTGGACGAGATCGGCCGTGTGCCGCGGTACTTCGAGGTGGAGTCCTGGCGCGCCACCTCCCAGCAGCTGCGTGACGGCACCCTGGAGACCGAGGCCACCGTGAAGCTGCGCGGAACCGTCAGCGGAACCGGCACAGGGCAGAACGGGGGCGCCTCCACGGGACGAGCTGTGGCGATCGCCGAGGGCAACGGTCCTGTCAACGCCCTGGACCTCGCCCTGCGGCAGGCACTGCGGGACCGCTTCCCACTGATCGACCAGCTGGAGCTGCAGGATTTCAAGGTGCGGATCCTCGATGCCCACCACGGCACCGACGCCACCACCCGCGTGCTGGTGCGCACCGCCGGGGCGGACCTCGAGTTCACCACCGTCGGCGTGGGTCCCAACATCATCGAGGCATCCTGGGAGGCCATCTCCGACGCGTACACCTACGGGTTGTACAAGGCGGGCGTGGCCGCACCCACCGGCTGA
- a CDS encoding branched-chain amino acid aminotransferase gives MSALTFTPAATARRITDDERARILAAPGFGQHFTDFMAHARWTVSEGWTGAELVPFGPLQLSPAAAVLHYGQEIFEGMKAFRHADGSVWTFRPEQNARRMMRSARRLALPELPERDFLESVRALVAADEPWVPQPEGETSLYLRPFMFASEEFLGVRASHTVDYYVIASPAGTYFPRGVQPLVVWVTDTYARAGAGGTGAAKCGGNYASSLLAKNEAVSHGADEVMFLDSETHTAIDELSGMNVFAITRDDRILTPRLSGSILEGVTRESVLRIAQDRGLQPVETTLLMSEVARQISAGEITEMFACGTAAVITPIGEFRSQDGTWTIGDGGSGQTTLALREELTGIQYGRVPDRHGWLTRLV, from the coding sequence ATGAGCGCGCTCACCTTCACCCCCGCCGCCACCGCGCGGCGCATCACCGACGACGAGCGCGCCCGCATCCTCGCCGCCCCCGGCTTCGGCCAGCACTTCACCGACTTCATGGCTCACGCCCGCTGGACCGTGTCGGAGGGCTGGACCGGCGCCGAGCTGGTGCCCTTCGGGCCGCTGCAGCTCTCACCCGCTGCGGCGGTGCTGCACTACGGGCAGGAGATCTTCGAGGGCATGAAGGCGTTCCGCCACGCCGACGGCTCCGTGTGGACCTTCCGGCCCGAGCAGAACGCGCGCCGCATGATGCGCTCCGCCCGCCGGCTCGCACTGCCCGAGCTTCCCGAGCGGGACTTCCTGGAGTCCGTGCGCGCCCTCGTTGCCGCCGATGAGCCCTGGGTGCCGCAGCCGGAGGGGGAGACCTCCCTGTACCTGAGGCCGTTCATGTTCGCCTCCGAGGAGTTCCTGGGGGTGCGGGCCTCCCACACGGTGGACTACTACGTGATCGCCTCCCCGGCCGGCACCTACTTCCCGCGCGGCGTGCAGCCGCTGGTGGTGTGGGTGACCGACACCTACGCCCGCGCCGGCGCCGGTGGCACGGGCGCCGCCAAGTGCGGCGGCAACTACGCCTCCTCTCTGCTGGCCAAGAACGAGGCCGTCTCCCACGGGGCCGATGAGGTGATGTTCCTGGACTCCGAGACCCACACCGCGATCGACGAGCTCTCCGGCATGAACGTCTTCGCGATCACGCGGGACGACCGCATCCTCACCCCGCGCCTGTCCGGATCGATCCTGGAGGGCGTGACCCGCGAGTCCGTGCTGCGCATCGCCCAGGACCGCGGGCTTCAGCCCGTGGAGACCACGCTGCTGATGAGCGAGGTCGCCCGCCAGATCAGCGCCGGGGAGATCACCGAGATGTTCGCCTGCGGCACCGCGGCGGTGATCACCCCGATCGGTGAGTTCCGCTCCCAGGACGGCACCTGGACCATCGGCGACGGCGGTTCCGGCCAGACCACCCTCGCCCTGCGCGAGGAGCTGACCGGCATCCAGTACGGCCGGGTCCCCGACCGCCACGGCTGGCTGACCCGACTGGTGTGA
- a CDS encoding 3-isopropylmalate dehydrogenase — MTSNPSTPSAPDPRRTRIRLAVIEGDGIGKEVVPQGLRALRAALEPAGVSVETTDFDLGAGRWHRTGETLTEDDMQRLAEHDAILLGAVGDPEVPSGVLERGLLLKLRFGFDHFVNLRPTRLVPGVASPLADPGEVDFLVVREGTEGPYVGNGGSMRTGTELEVATEVSLNTAVGVDRVVRYAFEQAQRRRRRLTLVHKHNVLVHAGKLWSRVVDQVGREFPEVTVDYAHIDAATIYLVNDPGRFDVIVTDNLFGDILTDLAAAIGGGIGLAASGNINPTGEFPSMFEPVHGSAPDIAGQGIADPTATVSSVALLLDHLGHEQAAATVRAAVEADLAARGELGTRSTTEIGDALVAAISGH, encoded by the coding sequence ATGACGAGCAACCCCAGCACTCCCAGCGCCCCCGACCCCCGGCGCACCCGCATCCGCCTCGCCGTCATCGAGGGCGACGGCATCGGCAAAGAGGTGGTCCCCCAGGGTCTGCGGGCCCTGCGCGCCGCTCTCGAACCCGCCGGCGTGTCGGTGGAGACCACCGACTTCGACCTCGGCGCCGGCCGCTGGCACCGCACCGGCGAGACCCTCACCGAGGACGACATGCAGCGCCTGGCCGAGCACGACGCGATCCTGCTGGGTGCCGTCGGCGACCCCGAGGTCCCCTCCGGGGTCCTCGAGCGAGGGCTGCTGCTGAAGCTCCGCTTCGGCTTCGACCACTTCGTGAACCTGCGCCCCACCCGCCTGGTGCCCGGCGTTGCCTCACCGTTGGCCGATCCCGGCGAGGTGGACTTCCTGGTGGTCCGCGAGGGCACCGAGGGCCCGTACGTCGGCAACGGCGGATCCATGCGCACCGGCACCGAGCTGGAGGTCGCCACCGAGGTCTCGCTGAACACCGCCGTCGGTGTCGATCGCGTGGTGCGCTACGCCTTCGAGCAGGCCCAGCGCCGCCGCCGGCGCCTCACCCTGGTCCACAAGCACAACGTGCTGGTCCACGCCGGGAAGCTGTGGAGCCGCGTGGTGGACCAGGTGGGCCGCGAGTTCCCCGAGGTCACCGTGGACTACGCCCACATCGATGCCGCCACCATCTACCTGGTCAACGACCCGGGCCGCTTCGACGTGATCGTCACCGACAACCTGTTCGGCGACATCCTCACCGACCTCGCCGCCGCGATCGGCGGCGGCATCGGACTGGCCGCCAGCGGGAACATCAACCCCACCGGCGAGTTCCCCTCCATGTTCGAGCCGGTGCACGGCTCCGCCCCCGACATCGCCGGGCAGGGAATCGCTGACCCCACCGCGACCGTGTCCTCCGTGGCACTGCTGCTGGACCACCTGGGCCACGAGCAGGCCGCCGCGACCGTGCGGGCCGCCGTCGAGGCCGACCTCGCCGCTCGGGGCGAGCTGGGTACCCGCAGCACCACCGAGATCGGCGACGCCCTGGTCGCCGCGATCAGCGGACACTGA
- the serA gene encoding phosphoglycerate dehydrogenase gives MTRPVVLIAEELSPATVEVLGPDVEVRSVDGTDRPALLAAVAEADALLVRSATLVDAEVYAAAPKLRVVARAGVGLDNVDVPAATAAGVMVINAPTSNIVSAAELAVTLILASLRNLGRADASMKQGKWERKALTGTELLGKTVGVVGFGRIGQLVAERLAPFGVHLLAYDPYVNHTRAAELGARVVELDELMRESDVVTVHMPKTPETTGLIGAEQLAMAKPTLHVVNAARGGLIDEHALVEALTSGRIAGAALDVYSSEPPSASPSAAKLLELDNVTLTPHLGASTAEAQEKAGIAVAQSVRLALAGELVPDAVNVAGGAIDDLVRPGVALADRLGQLFTVMAGEAPELLDIVIRGEIASRDVTALKLSVLRGVFRSVVTEQVSYVNAPVLAEERGITVNLETHEGTERFRNVIQVRGTLRDGEVVSVSGTLSGVDQIHKLIEVAGHPLDVTLSDHLMMIRYEDRPGQIGQYGALLGEAGVNIAGMQVSRAGDGPGAEALVILNLDQSAPRELAERIGEAIGARAIHTVDIAY, from the coding sequence GTGACGCGTCCTGTCGTGCTCATCGCTGAGGAGCTGTCGCCCGCCACCGTCGAGGTCCTGGGCCCCGACGTCGAGGTCCGCAGCGTGGACGGCACCGACCGTCCCGCGCTGCTCGCCGCGGTGGCGGAGGCCGATGCCCTGCTGGTCCGCTCCGCCACCCTGGTCGACGCGGAGGTGTACGCCGCGGCCCCGAAGCTGCGCGTCGTCGCCCGCGCCGGCGTGGGCCTGGACAACGTCGACGTCCCCGCCGCGACCGCCGCCGGGGTGATGGTGATCAACGCCCCCACCTCCAACATCGTCTCGGCCGCCGAGCTCGCGGTGACGCTGATCCTGGCCTCCCTGCGCAACCTTGGCCGCGCCGACGCCTCGATGAAGCAGGGCAAGTGGGAGCGCAAGGCCCTCACGGGCACCGAGCTGCTGGGCAAGACCGTGGGTGTGGTGGGCTTCGGCCGCATCGGTCAGCTGGTCGCCGAGCGCCTGGCCCCCTTCGGCGTGCACCTGCTGGCCTACGACCCGTACGTCAACCACACCCGCGCCGCCGAGCTGGGCGCGCGGGTGGTCGAGCTCGACGAGCTGATGCGCGAATCCGACGTGGTCACCGTGCACATGCCCAAGACCCCGGAGACCACGGGTCTGATCGGCGCCGAGCAGCTGGCGATGGCCAAGCCCACCCTGCACGTGGTCAACGCCGCCCGCGGTGGTCTCATCGACGAGCACGCCCTGGTGGAGGCTCTCACCAGTGGGCGGATCGCCGGCGCCGCGCTGGACGTGTACTCCTCGGAGCCGCCCTCGGCCTCCCCGAGCGCCGCGAAGCTGCTGGAGCTCGACAACGTCACCCTGACCCCGCACCTGGGTGCCTCCACCGCCGAGGCGCAGGAGAAGGCCGGCATCGCCGTGGCCCAGTCCGTGCGCTTGGCCCTGGCCGGGGAGCTGGTCCCCGACGCCGTCAACGTGGCCGGGGGAGCCATCGACGACCTGGTGCGCCCGGGGGTGGCCCTCGCCGACCGCCTGGGCCAGCTGTTCACCGTGATGGCGGGGGAGGCTCCCGAGCTGCTGGACATCGTGATCCGCGGCGAGATCGCCTCCCGCGACGTCACCGCGCTGAAGCTGTCGGTGCTGCGCGGTGTGTTCCGCAGCGTCGTCACCGAGCAGGTCAGCTATGTCAACGCCCCCGTCCTCGCCGAGGAGCGCGGGATCACCGTGAACCTCGAGACCCACGAGGGCACCGAGCGCTTCCGCAACGTGATCCAGGTGCGCGGCACCCTCCGTGACGGCGAGGTGGTCTCCGTCTCCGGCACCCTCAGCGGAGTGGACCAGATCCACAAGCTGATCGAGGTGGCCGGGCACCCCCTGGACGTGACACTCAGCGACCACCTGATGATGATCCGCTACGAGGACCGCCCCGGCCAGATCGGCCAGTACGGTGCCCTGCTGGGCGAGGCCGGCGTCAACATCGCCGGCATGCAGGTGTCCCGCGCCGGGGACGGACCCGGCGCCGAGGCCCTGGTGATCCTCAACCTCGACCAGTCCGCCCCGCGCGAGCTCGCCGAGCGGATCGGCGAGGCCATCGGTGCCCGCGCCATCCACACCGTCGACATCGCGTACTGA